Proteins encoded in a region of the Acidobacteriota bacterium genome:
- the rplK gene encoding 50S ribosomal protein L11 — protein MADPGGKANPAPPIGPALGQHGVNIMEFCKAFNAKTQNDDPDMKIPVVITVYADRSFTFETKTPPAADLLRKASGIPKGSGKPNREKAGTISRDKIREIAEKKMPDLNTTNIESAMKTIEGTAKSMGLTVEG, from the coding sequence ATTGCAGATCCCGGCGGGAAGGCCAATCCTGCACCGCCGATCGGACCCGCGCTCGGTCAGCACGGCGTCAACATCATGGAGTTCTGCAAGGCGTTCAACGCCAAGACGCAGAACGACGACCCGGATATGAAGATCCCGGTCGTCATTACGGTTTACGCCGATCGCTCGTTCACTTTTGAAACAAAAACGCCGCCGGCAGCAGATCTTTTAAGAAAGGCGTCCGGCATCCCGAAGGGCTCGGGCAAACCGAACCGCGAAAAAGCCGGCACCATCTCGCGAGACAAGATCCGCGAGATCGCCGAAAAGAAGATGCCCGACCTCAACACGACCAACATCGAATCAGCGATGAAGACGATCGAGGGAACGGCGAAGTCGATGGGACTAACTGTAGAAGGATAA